In Mytilus galloprovincialis chromosome 1, xbMytGall1.hap1.1, whole genome shotgun sequence, the following are encoded in one genomic region:
- the LOC143042994 gene encoding uncharacterized protein LOC143042994, whose product MARRRSSEKSVSQDEDDIHSSSDIERMPIGISASEIEKMDEFGKILINSAVKELRCEFQKFAIDAVQMALCGDNANDLQEQLDKQEDELDKLHSRLKRLQNDVRKQKGNNSELKKQIKDTEKEIELKEMQLKQLRRRLQKLQKEHSDEQQIHEEKVKAMQAEIDDLKTKYNKVKGQLQVKASSENIARDKLPELREQIENLEDQLKKERMKKK is encoded by the exons ATGGCTAGACGGAGGTCGTCAGAAAAAAGCGTGAGTCAAGATGAAGATG ATATACACAGTAGTTCTGATATTGAAAGAATGCCAATTGGGATATCTGCTTCGGAAATTGAGAAAATGGA TGAGTTTGGTAAAATTTTGATCAATTCAGCCGTCAAAGAATTAAGATGCGAGTTCCAGAAATTTGCAATTGATGCCGTCCAGATGGCCTTATGCGGTGATAATGCTAATGATCTGCAAGAACAACTAGACAAACAGGAAGACGAATTAGATAAGCTGCATAGTAGGTTAAAAAGATTACAAAATGATGTTCGTAAACAAAAGGGGAACAATTCAGAGTTAAAGAAGCAGATAAAAGATACAGAAAAAGAAATTGAGCTTAAAGAAATGCAACTGAAGCAGCTACGAAGGCGACTGCAAAAGCTTCAAAAGGAACACAGCGATGAACAACAAATACACGAAGAAAAAGTTAAAGCAATGCAAGCAGAAATAGAcgatttaaaaactaaatataacaaaGTGAAAGGACAACTTCAGGTGAAAGCGTCATCTGAAAATATAGCACGCGACAAGCTGCCAGAACTAAGAGAGCAGATCGAAAACTTAGAAGACCAACTGAAAAAAGAACGCATGAAAAAGAAGTAA
- the LOC143043111 gene encoding uncharacterized protein LOC143043111, translating into MTDNKKMDKKGKPKVEESVEHVENGSDFVESFRKTVKREFGEQMIQLAMERMAPMLRDMALEGGQIAAKEVLYGDDVEKLQKELGIKEKELCQLEREKKALQEQLRNEIGNKNELDLKLIEKETEIKLAESRIKALRKQIQAKEKELNKEKTEMEQIKEKHKTEIESLKKQIDKLKAKIAVNLASDNNAKHALSQIREENEKLQAENEELKRKLQKKFNKQ; encoded by the exons ATGactgataataaaaaaatggataaaaagggAAAGCCAAAGGTTGAAGAATCGG TTGAACATGTAGAAAATGGATCTGACTTTGTTGAAAGCTTCCGTAAAACAGTAAAAAG gGAATTCGGAGAGCAAATGATTCAGCTTGCTATGGAGAGAATGGCTCCAATGTTGCGAGATATGGCTTTAGAAGGTGGACAAATTGCAGCCAAGGAAGTTTTATATGGAGACGATGTAGAAAAACTTCAAAAGGAATTGggaataaaagaaaaagaattatGTCAACTTGAAAGAGAAAAGAAAGCTTTACAAGAACAATTGAGAAATGAGATCGGTAACAAGAATGAGTTAGATTTAAAACTCATAGAAAAAGAAACTGAAATAAAATTAGCTGAAAGTCGTATTAAAGCTTTACGAAAACAAATACAAGCAAAggaaaaagaattaaataaagaGAAGACTGAAATGGAACAAATAAAAGAGAAACATAAGACGGAAATTGAATCATtgaaaaaacaaattgacaaacTAAAAGCAAAGATTGCTGTAAATTTAGCAAGTGACAATAATGCGAAGCATGCTCTTAGCCAAATTCGTGAAGAAAATGAAAAACTACAGGCAGAAAATGaagaattgaaaagaaaattacagaaaaaatttaacaaacaatga